Proteins encoded together in one Manis pentadactyla isolate mManPen7 chromosome 6, mManPen7.hap1, whole genome shotgun sequence window:
- the LOC118928965 gene encoding basic salivary proline-rich protein 1-like: MGLPPVQSPVPGVKRKRAAIPCPPTARTPEARNWDNRTGGPRSPHHRRAEPAPPLGDQRGHGRRHSLPASASRSRRPGPEGPRCAKHESLQCPGWGRSRPRRLSPTPGRASSPPPLHCPAASLPGAPITARSGQAAADPPGRPGDAALVPAPCPERLQGPGLGIHAAALLRGACRSGREVVIDSCWAS; encoded by the exons ATGGGGCTTCCTCCTGTGCAAAGCCCAGTACCAGGGGTTAAAAGAAAGAGGGCAGCTATCCCCTGCCCACCCACAGCCAGGACACCAGAAGCCAGAAACTGGGACAATCGAACCGGAGGCCCCCGGAGCCCTCACCACCGGCGGGCTGAACCTGCACCGCCACTCGGGGATCAGCGCGGGCACGG ACGCCGCCACTCACTCCCGGCGAGCGCCAGTCGGAGCCGCCGCCCCGGGCCAGAGGGTCCTCGCTGCGCGAAGCACGAAAGCCTGCAGTGCCCGGGGTGGGGACGCAGCCGGCCCCGCAGGCTCTCCCCGACGCCGGGCAgggcttcctccccaccccctctccacTGCCCGGCCGCCTCGCTTCCCGGAGCCCCGATCACTGCCCGCTCCGGCCAGGCCGCCGCAGACCCACCTGGCCGCCCCGGGGACGCCGCTCTCGTGCCCGCGCCGTGTCCTGAGCGCCTCCAGGGTCCCGGGCTGGGAATCCACGCGGCAGCGCTGCTCAGGGGAGCCTGCCGCAGCGGGCGGGAGGTTGTCATTGATTCGTGCTGGGCGAGTTAA